A stretch of the Bacillus licheniformis DSM 13 = ATCC 14580 genome encodes the following:
- a CDS encoding MerR family transcriptional regulator translates to MTVEDLSYKDKKVISIGIVSELTGLSVRQIRYYEERKLIYPQRSTRGTRKYSFADVERLMEIANKREDGVQTAEILKDMRKKEQRLKNDQQLRKKMLEGQLNAHFKYKNR, encoded by the coding sequence ATGACAGTCGAAGATCTTTCTTATAAAGATAAAAAAGTGATTTCAATTGGCATTGTCAGCGAGCTGACGGGTCTGTCGGTCAGGCAGATCCGCTATTACGAAGAACGCAAGCTGATCTATCCGCAGCGCTCTACAAGAGGCACGCGCAAATATTCCTTTGCTGACGTCGAACGGCTGATGGAAATCGCAAACAAGCGGGAAGACGGTGTTCAGACCGCAGAAATCCTCAAAGATATGCGCAAAAAAGAACAAAGGCTAAAAAACGACCAGCAGCTCAGAAAGAAAATGCTCGAAGGCCAGCTTAACGCTCATTTTAAATACAAAAACCGTTAA
- a CDS encoding DUF421 domain-containing protein, which translates to MSEHIEVILRSILAFGILLVGSRLLGKQTISQMNIFDFIASITLGAITANLAFNTSLKIHHMVLAFFIFVFVILATAYISLWSQKGRKFFAGDPTVVIQNGKVLEHNMRKMRYTIDYLNQQLREKNVFKIEEVLYAIVETNGTLTVLKKPQFRNVTKKDLWVATTPEGKLPIELIMDGKMKNENLKDNQLTQAWLQSEMKKRGLSTDEVFYAVLSPDGNIYIDTYEDHIHSSFDKE; encoded by the coding sequence ATGAGTGAACATATTGAAGTAATCCTTCGATCGATTCTTGCCTTTGGTATTTTATTGGTAGGATCAAGATTGTTGGGAAAACAAACAATTTCACAAATGAATATCTTTGATTTTATTGCATCAATTACATTAGGCGCTATTACTGCAAATCTGGCTTTTAATACCTCTCTTAAAATTCATCACATGGTACTGGCTTTTTTTATATTTGTTTTTGTGATCTTAGCCACTGCGTATATATCCCTTTGGAGTCAAAAAGGCCGCAAATTTTTTGCCGGTGATCCAACTGTTGTGATTCAAAATGGAAAAGTTCTTGAACACAACATGCGAAAAATGCGTTATACAATTGATTATTTGAATCAACAACTTAGAGAAAAGAATGTATTCAAAATCGAAGAAGTACTCTATGCCATTGTTGAAACAAATGGGACCTTAACAGTATTAAAAAAACCACAATTCCGAAATGTGACAAAAAAGGATTTGTGGGTTGCCACTACGCCAGAAGGAAAACTCCCGATTGAATTAATCATGGATGGGAAAATGAAGAATGAAAACTTGAAAGATAATCAACTCACTCAGGCATGGTTACAATCTGAGATGAAAAAGCGTGGTCTATCCACAGATGAAGTTTTTTATGCAGTATTATCACCTGATGGAAATATCTATATAGATACATATGAAGATCATATACATTCTTCTTTTGATAAAGAATAA
- a CDS encoding MarR family winged helix-turn-helix transcriptional regulator, producing the protein MRLSFNEEEVHRAMSLYKVFARAFKSVSEHSIRDSKEHGFNPTEFAVLELLYTRGAQKLQQIGSRLLLVSGNVTYVIDKLEKNGFIKREQDPKDKRSVYANLTEKGKAYLDEIYPIHSLRIARAFSGLTKEEQEQLMVLLKKAGIHSQHLLFR; encoded by the coding sequence ATGAGACTTTCGTTTAATGAGGAAGAAGTTCACCGTGCTATGTCGCTGTACAAGGTTTTTGCCAGGGCTTTTAAAAGCGTTTCAGAACATAGTATTCGGGACAGCAAGGAACACGGCTTTAATCCTACAGAATTTGCTGTATTGGAGCTTTTGTATACGAGGGGAGCCCAAAAGCTGCAGCAAATCGGCTCGAGGCTGCTCCTTGTAAGCGGGAACGTAACCTATGTGATCGACAAACTGGAAAAAAACGGTTTCATCAAACGAGAGCAGGACCCGAAAGATAAACGGTCTGTCTATGCGAATTTGACGGAGAAGGGAAAGGCATATCTCGATGAGATTTATCCGATCCACTCCCTGAGAATTGCGAGGGCTTTTTCAGGCTTGACAAAGGAGGAACAGGAGCAGCTGATGGTCCTTCTGAAAAAAGCCGGAATCCACAGCCAGCACCTATTGTTTCGCTGA